Proteins encoded within one genomic window of Mycolicibacterium aubagnense:
- a CDS encoding sirohydrochlorin chelatase encodes MNPVLVAHGTRKGSGVAMIGELAEQVSGLLDRRVHTAFVDVLGPNPAEVLSGLPHGPAVVVPAFLSSGYHVHKDIPEGIAESGHRDVTVTPALGPSTAMVRVLADRLIESGWRPTDSVVLAAAGTSDPRAASDLRRTCAMLSATLGSRVELAFAINGTYWVGDVVARLRKRGADRVAVASYLLADGLFQDRLYTCGADVVTDPLGRHPGVAKLVAHRFRTARLSLAA; translated from the coding sequence GTGAACCCCGTCCTGGTGGCCCACGGCACCCGCAAGGGCTCGGGTGTGGCAATGATCGGTGAGCTGGCCGAGCAGGTCAGCGGCCTTCTCGACCGCCGGGTGCACACCGCGTTCGTCGACGTCCTCGGCCCCAACCCGGCCGAGGTGCTGTCGGGGCTGCCGCACGGCCCGGCCGTCGTCGTCCCTGCCTTCTTGTCCTCCGGGTACCACGTTCACAAGGACATCCCGGAGGGCATCGCCGAGAGCGGCCATCGCGATGTCACGGTGACGCCGGCGCTGGGCCCGTCGACCGCGATGGTCCGGGTACTCGCCGACCGGCTGATCGAATCAGGTTGGCGCCCCACGGATTCCGTCGTGCTGGCCGCAGCCGGAACCTCTGATCCGCGCGCCGCCAGTGACCTGCGCCGCACCTGCGCGATGCTGTCGGCGACGCTGGGCAGCCGCGTCGAGCTCGCGTTCGCGATCAATGGAACGTACTGGGTCGGTGACGTGGTGGCCCGGCTGCGCAAGCGCGGCGCCGATCGGGTTGCCGTGGCGTCATACCTGTTGGCCGACGGGCTTTTTCAGGACCGGCTGTACACGTGTGGGGCCGACGTGGTGACCGATCCGCTGGGCCGGCACCCCGGCGTCGCCAAGCTGGTGGCCCACCGGTTCCGGACCGCCCGGTTGTCGCTCGCCGCCTAG
- a CDS encoding YncE family protein, producing MSRHRIANRAKASRLAQRRTTTGHRDARELRHHGEIAAWLGAGVLTLGVGTAVAAPAVAYADTTHHSGSTPTGSDPSGPKSGSTTGTRPLTMARGLGRLPRVAATTKNVPAADTSTTTQPTPASEKRLTPAAAGGHPGTSGPSNGPSTRTATTPPPTGSTPRLHPTVLSAAVPTTSPLAAVSTPPVTAPVASVSPWQPLINLIANTLVTFTGMNPTTPTPAAGNILQLVAYSAARWLEDTFNPAGIPQAGTPTVGAPDTVTGTVTGHVVFTDAAGAPLTYRASTDPSQGTVTINSDGVYTYTPTDAARLGALGGGAGEIRIIAYNDVQSSAIAVAVPVSPPTLANVTIPVSGGPQLLALNSSGGELVVSDTTGNTVSVINTHTRAVVATIPVSQLPAGVAVSPDGTVAYVASHDTVSVVALANNTVVATIPFNSLSPQFVTFTPDGKTVWVDVLPNSNAFNVASINTSTDTITSFNTVGDGTGMFGMIALDPKGCGGQGCLYVPDVLHAAVDVMSLGNKTTIASIGVGQHPGGAALSPDDGRLYVTNISDNTVSVINTATNTVIATVPVGKNPTGVAVSPDGSVVYVADALSNTVTAINTATNAVITTIPAGNDPVGLTISPDGTQLYVADMAGNTVSVISV from the coding sequence ATGAGTCGTCACCGAATCGCCAACCGCGCGAAGGCCTCAAGGCTGGCGCAACGCCGTACCACCACAGGTCATCGCGACGCGCGCGAGCTTCGGCACCACGGCGAAATCGCCGCCTGGCTGGGTGCCGGCGTGCTCACCCTCGGTGTCGGCACGGCCGTTGCCGCGCCGGCAGTCGCCTACGCCGACACCACCCACCACAGTGGCTCCACACCGACGGGCAGTGATCCGTCGGGCCCGAAGTCAGGGTCCACCACCGGCACGCGGCCCCTGACGATGGCGAGGGGCCTCGGACGGTTGCCCCGTGTTGCAGCGACCACCAAGAACGTGCCGGCCGCCGACACGTCGACAACGACGCAGCCCACCCCGGCGAGCGAGAAGCGGTTGACGCCGGCCGCTGCCGGCGGCCACCCCGGTACCAGCGGGCCGAGCAACGGACCGTCGACGAGGACCGCGACAACACCGCCCCCGACCGGCTCGACGCCCCGGCTCCATCCCACCGTGCTGTCCGCGGCCGTACCTACAACGTCGCCACTCGCTGCGGTCAGCACACCGCCGGTCACCGCCCCGGTCGCCTCGGTTTCGCCGTGGCAGCCGCTGATCAACCTCATCGCCAATACGCTGGTGACGTTCACCGGGATGAATCCCACCACCCCGACCCCGGCTGCGGGCAACATCCTGCAGCTGGTGGCGTACTCGGCGGCGCGCTGGCTGGAAGACACCTTCAATCCGGCCGGTATCCCCCAAGCGGGTACGCCCACCGTCGGTGCCCCCGACACGGTGACCGGCACGGTGACCGGGCATGTGGTGTTCACCGACGCCGCGGGCGCCCCGCTGACCTACCGCGCCAGCACCGACCCCTCGCAGGGCACGGTCACCATCAACTCCGACGGCGTTTACACCTACACCCCCACCGACGCGGCACGGCTCGGGGCACTGGGCGGCGGCGCCGGGGAAATCAGGATCATTGCCTACAACGATGTGCAGAGCAGCGCCATAGCCGTCGCCGTGCCGGTCTCCCCGCCGACCTTGGCCAACGTCACCATCCCGGTCAGCGGAGGACCGCAACTTCTGGCGCTGAATTCCAGCGGCGGCGAACTGGTGGTCAGCGACACCACCGGCAACACCGTGTCGGTCATCAACACCCATACCCGCGCAGTTGTCGCCACCATTCCCGTCAGCCAGCTTCCCGCCGGAGTCGCGGTCAGTCCCGACGGTACCGTCGCCTACGTCGCCAGCCATGACACCGTCTCGGTCGTGGCACTGGCGAACAACACCGTCGTCGCCACCATCCCCTTCAACTCCTTGAGCCCACAATTTGTGACGTTCACACCCGACGGCAAGACGGTTTGGGTCGACGTCCTGCCCAATTCGAATGCGTTCAATGTGGCTTCGATCAACACGTCCACCGACACCATCACCTCGTTCAACACCGTCGGTGACGGCACCGGAATGTTCGGCATGATCGCGCTCGACCCCAAGGGATGCGGAGGGCAAGGCTGCCTGTACGTCCCCGATGTGCTGCACGCTGCGGTCGACGTGATGAGCCTCGGCAACAAAACCACCATCGCCTCGATCGGCGTCGGCCAGCATCCCGGCGGCGCAGCCCTCAGCCCCGACGACGGCCGGCTCTATGTCACGAACATCTCCGACAACACGGTCTCGGTCATCAACACCGCCACCAACACCGTGATCGCCACAGTGCCGGTCGGCAAAAACCCGACAGGCGTGGCAGTGAGTCCCGACGGCAGTGTCGTCTATGTGGCTGACGCTCTGAGCAATACCGTCACGGCGATCAACACCGCAACCAACGCGGTCATCACCACCATCCCAGCCGGTAACGACCCGGTTGGTTTGACCATCAGCCCCGACGGCACCCAGCTTTACGTCGCAGACATGGCGGGCAACACCGTATCGGTGATCAGCGTCTAG
- the nirB gene encoding nitrite reductase large subunit NirB, with protein MDAKNLVVVGHGMVGHRLVEALRSRDAAGQWRITVLSEEADAAYDRVGLTGYTEHWDRSKLALPGNGYDGDGLVDLVLADKVGGIDRATKTVVTEAGRGIAYDKLVLATGSYAFVPPVPGHQLPGCFVYRTLDDLDGIRAAMTRSAERGNNTGVVIGGGLLGLEAANALRQFGMQAHIVERAPRPMNQQLDEAGGALLARMIGKLGISVHLDVGTDAIEPLDEGVRVLLSDGTLIDAGLVIFAAGVRPRDELARDAGLELAERGGVLTDLSCVTSDPDIYAIGEVAAVEGRCYGLVGPGYTTAEVVADRLLGGAAEFPEADMSTKLKLLGVDVASFGDAQGVTPDCLQVVVNDPVKQTYAKLVLSDDAQTLLGGILVGDASSYGVLRPMVGEALPGDPLALIAPAGSGEGASALGVGALPDTAQICSCNNVTKGDLCGAIEGGCSDVAGLKACTKAGTSCGSCVPLLKQLLEAQGVEQSKALCEHFPQSRAELFEIISATEIRKFSGLIEKFGTGKGCDICKPAVASILASTSSGHILDGEQAALQDSNDHFLANIQKNGSYSVVPRVPGGDISPEQLILIGEIARDFGLYTKITGGQRIDMFGARVDQLPEIWRRLVDGGMESGQAYGKSLRTVKSCVGTDWCRYGQQDSVQMAIDLELRYRGLRSPHKIKMGVSGCARECAEARGKDVGVIATETGWNLYVGGNGGMTPAHAQLLAGDLDDETLVRYIDRFLMFYIRTADRLQRTAPWVDQMGLDHVRDVVCNDSLGLASEFEAAMERHVDGYSCEWKGVLDDKAKLTQFVSFVNAPDVADPTIAFTERNGRKVPIGMPTVPPAKS; from the coding sequence ATGGACGCGAAGAACCTTGTGGTCGTAGGCCACGGAATGGTCGGCCACCGCCTCGTCGAGGCGCTGCGCTCGCGGGATGCCGCGGGCCAATGGCGCATCACAGTGCTGTCCGAAGAAGCAGACGCCGCTTATGACCGGGTGGGGCTCACGGGTTACACCGAGCACTGGGACCGGTCGAAGCTGGCGTTGCCCGGCAACGGATATGACGGCGACGGGTTGGTCGACCTGGTGCTGGCCGACAAGGTCGGCGGTATCGACCGCGCTACCAAGACTGTGGTGACCGAGGCGGGCCGCGGCATCGCGTACGACAAGCTGGTGTTGGCCACGGGCTCTTACGCTTTCGTGCCGCCGGTGCCCGGCCACCAGCTCCCCGGCTGCTTCGTCTACCGCACCCTGGACGACCTGGACGGCATCCGCGCCGCCATGACCCGTTCGGCGGAACGCGGCAACAACACCGGTGTGGTCATCGGTGGTGGTCTGCTCGGCCTGGAAGCGGCGAACGCGTTGCGCCAGTTCGGAATGCAAGCCCACATCGTCGAGCGGGCACCGCGTCCGATGAACCAGCAGCTCGACGAAGCCGGCGGTGCGCTGCTGGCCCGCATGATCGGCAAGCTGGGCATCTCGGTGCACCTGGATGTCGGCACCGACGCCATCGAGCCGCTCGATGAGGGCGTGCGTGTGCTGCTGAGCGACGGCACCCTGATCGACGCCGGCCTGGTCATCTTCGCCGCCGGCGTGCGTCCGCGGGACGAACTGGCCCGCGACGCCGGTTTGGAGCTGGCCGAACGCGGTGGCGTCCTGACCGACCTGTCCTGTGTGACAAGCGATCCCGACATCTACGCGATCGGTGAGGTAGCCGCCGTCGAGGGCCGGTGCTACGGCCTGGTCGGTCCCGGCTACACCACCGCCGAGGTGGTCGCCGACCGCCTGCTCGGTGGCGCTGCGGAATTCCCCGAGGCCGACATGTCGACCAAGCTGAAGCTGCTCGGCGTCGACGTCGCGAGTTTCGGTGACGCCCAAGGTGTTACGCCCGACTGCCTGCAGGTCGTGGTCAACGACCCGGTAAAGCAGACCTATGCCAAGCTGGTGCTGTCCGACGACGCCCAGACCCTCTTGGGTGGCATCCTGGTCGGTGACGCGTCATCGTACGGCGTGCTGCGCCCGATGGTCGGCGAGGCGCTGCCCGGCGATCCGCTGGCACTGATCGCTCCGGCCGGATCCGGAGAGGGGGCGAGCGCACTCGGCGTGGGCGCCCTGCCGGACACCGCGCAGATCTGCTCCTGCAACAACGTCACCAAGGGCGACCTGTGCGGCGCGATCGAAGGCGGTTGCTCGGACGTCGCCGGACTGAAGGCCTGCACCAAGGCCGGAACCTCGTGTGGCTCTTGCGTTCCGCTGCTCAAGCAGCTCCTGGAGGCCCAAGGCGTCGAGCAGTCCAAGGCGCTGTGCGAGCACTTCCCGCAGTCGCGGGCCGAGCTCTTCGAGATCATCTCGGCCACCGAGATCCGGAAGTTCTCCGGCCTGATCGAGAAGTTCGGCACCGGAAAGGGTTGTGACATCTGCAAACCCGCCGTCGCCTCGATCCTGGCATCGACCAGCAGCGGTCACATCCTCGACGGCGAGCAGGCCGCACTGCAGGACTCCAACGACCACTTCCTGGCCAACATCCAGAAGAACGGCAGTTACTCGGTGGTCCCGCGCGTTCCGGGCGGCGACATCAGCCCGGAGCAGCTGATCCTGATCGGTGAGATCGCCAGGGATTTCGGGCTTTACACCAAGATCACCGGTGGTCAGCGGATCGACATGTTCGGTGCGCGGGTGGACCAGCTGCCGGAAATCTGGCGGCGCCTGGTCGACGGCGGCATGGAATCCGGGCAGGCGTACGGCAAGTCGCTGCGCACCGTCAAGAGCTGCGTCGGCACCGACTGGTGCCGATACGGACAGCAGGATTCGGTGCAGATGGCCATCGATCTGGAGCTGCGCTACCGCGGCCTGCGCTCGCCGCACAAGATCAAGATGGGCGTCTCGGGCTGCGCCCGGGAGTGCGCGGAAGCCCGTGGCAAGGACGTCGGCGTCATCGCCACCGAGACCGGCTGGAACCTGTACGTCGGCGGCAACGGCGGGATGACGCCCGCCCACGCGCAGCTGCTGGCCGGCGACCTCGACGACGAGACCCTGGTCCGCTACATCGACCGGTTCCTGATGTTCTACATCCGCACCGCCGATCGGCTGCAGCGCACTGCCCCGTGGGTCGATCAGATGGGCCTCGACCACGTCCGCGACGTCGTGTGCAACGACTCACTGGGTCTGGCAAGCGAATTCGAAGCCGCCATGGAACGGCACGTCGACGGCTATTCGTGCGAGTGGAAGGGCGTGCTGGACGACAAGGCCAAGCTGACCCAGTTCGTCTCGTTCGTCAACGCGCCCGACGTCGCCGACCCGACCATCGCGTTCACTGAACGCAACGGCCGCAAGGTGCCGATCGGCATGCCCACCGTCCCGCCCGCCAAGAGCTGA
- a CDS encoding ATP-binding protein: MQRLLERREVLTELDAVAQQVSRGGDGRLVLVSGEAGIGKTAVLSHFSAAIDSSMRVLRGWCDPLTTPRPLGPLIDALTGVGPDAANALDAAIRSGDSGTLYRRLLGLLRDGNRWVWVIEDAHWADGATLDLLRFVARRIESLPLLLAVSYRDDELDRQHPLAVALGDIATCAAVSRIRLKPLSPRAVAQLATGRGVNAEQLHQLTGGNPFFVAEVLAAGPVALSRHDLPRSITEAVRGRQGRLSPAARETADAVAICGPRTAVALLEKICPAAGTGLAECLDAGVLVADGDTIGFRHELARRATADQIPDYERRVLHKRTLAVLTEPPIDPDTLAALAFHAQRAGDADAVIRYAPPAAERALALGANREAAELYELALRFAGTIPDEERAVWLEHHAFATYACGLAEAAVASWREAATLRHRLGHRLAEAEDLRWLSHELWGMGRTGEAAQAALASLELARDAGPSPQLASALVNMAQVSVWGFDPAADDYLTQALSVGAQLGDDVTVAQAGGYAALARVLRTDTGWDHLEAAWRDVMAADVRGEHAGVLGTCVCGFAAMHHDLERAENHLTEAFRHSRERDLFTFEALNLGVAALLDLHRGNWDSARSAAEDVLTRPGLAAVNRALPRLTVALIDARRGEQPVVSLLDDTAVVPLSDHLRLFPVWAARAEIAWLAGDDDDARTEAQTALATLQDKADPWLIGPLHRWAQLSGAATPVAVENPITPFHLEITGDWRAAAAEWTRRGCRYEAAIAQLGGDIVAVQSAHDTFRRLGARAAARRAQQRLAALRGRTRRGPYGQTLADPDGLTRRQREVLELLTAGHNTADIAATLHISTKTADNHIQAVLAKLGVSTRAQAVARALQKPTMQ; the protein is encoded by the coding sequence GTGCAGCGGTTACTGGAGCGTCGGGAGGTGCTGACCGAGCTGGACGCGGTCGCGCAACAGGTTTCGCGCGGCGGCGATGGTCGGCTGGTGCTGGTGAGCGGCGAGGCCGGCATCGGCAAGACCGCTGTCCTGAGCCACTTTTCGGCCGCGATTGATTCCTCGATGCGGGTGTTGCGGGGTTGGTGCGACCCGCTGACCACACCGCGGCCGTTGGGTCCGCTGATCGACGCCTTGACCGGGGTGGGCCCGGACGCGGCGAATGCGCTGGATGCGGCGATCCGATCCGGTGACAGCGGGACGCTCTACCGGCGGTTGCTGGGGTTGCTGCGCGACGGGAACCGGTGGGTATGGGTGATCGAAGACGCCCACTGGGCCGACGGTGCCACCCTGGACCTTCTGCGGTTTGTGGCCCGACGCATCGAATCGCTGCCGCTGCTGTTGGCGGTGTCCTACCGCGACGATGAGCTGGACCGCCAACACCCGCTGGCGGTTGCCCTGGGCGATATCGCCACGTGTGCGGCGGTCAGCCGGATCCGGCTGAAACCGCTGAGTCCTCGGGCCGTGGCCCAGCTTGCCACCGGCCGCGGCGTCAATGCCGAACAGCTGCACCAACTCACCGGCGGAAACCCATTTTTCGTCGCCGAGGTGCTGGCCGCCGGCCCGGTCGCGCTGAGTCGGCACGACTTGCCGCGCAGCATCACCGAGGCGGTACGCGGCCGGCAGGGCCGGCTTTCGCCGGCCGCCCGCGAGACCGCTGATGCGGTGGCGATCTGCGGCCCGCGCACTGCCGTCGCCTTGCTGGAGAAGATCTGCCCAGCGGCGGGCACCGGACTGGCTGAATGCCTCGACGCGGGGGTGCTGGTGGCCGACGGAGACACGATCGGGTTCCGCCACGAGCTGGCTCGCCGTGCCACCGCCGACCAGATACCTGACTATGAGCGCCGAGTTCTGCACAAGCGGACGCTGGCGGTCCTGACTGAACCGCCGATCGATCCGGATACCCTGGCGGCGTTGGCATTTCACGCTCAGCGGGCCGGTGATGCCGACGCAGTCATCCGGTACGCGCCACCGGCCGCCGAGCGGGCGTTGGCGCTGGGGGCGAACCGTGAAGCCGCCGAGCTGTACGAGCTTGCGCTGCGCTTCGCCGGCACCATCCCCGACGAGGAGCGCGCCGTCTGGCTCGAACACCACGCGTTTGCCACCTATGCCTGCGGGCTCGCAGAGGCGGCGGTGGCGTCCTGGCGAGAAGCGGCGACGTTGCGGCACCGTCTCGGCCACCGACTCGCCGAGGCCGAGGATCTGCGCTGGCTCTCCCACGAACTGTGGGGGATGGGCCGCACGGGTGAGGCCGCTCAGGCGGCACTGGCTTCGCTGGAGCTCGCCCGCGATGCCGGCCCCAGCCCGCAGCTGGCCTCAGCTCTGGTGAACATGGCCCAGGTGAGTGTGTGGGGTTTCGACCCGGCCGCTGATGACTACCTCACCCAAGCGCTGAGCGTGGGCGCCCAGCTCGGTGACGACGTGACCGTCGCCCAAGCCGGCGGCTACGCCGCCCTGGCCCGCGTATTGCGTACCGACACCGGATGGGATCACTTGGAAGCGGCGTGGCGCGATGTGATGGCCGCCGACGTTCGTGGCGAACACGCGGGGGTGCTCGGGACCTGTGTGTGCGGGTTCGCCGCGATGCACCATGACCTGGAGCGGGCCGAGAATCACCTCACGGAGGCCTTCAGGCATTCCCGGGAACGTGATCTGTTCACCTTCGAGGCGTTGAATCTTGGCGTCGCAGCGCTGCTCGATTTGCATCGCGGTAACTGGGACAGCGCGCGCTCGGCGGCGGAGGATGTGCTGACCAGACCAGGGTTGGCCGCGGTGAATCGGGCGTTGCCGCGGTTGACCGTTGCCCTCATCGACGCCCGCCGCGGCGAGCAACCCGTCGTGTCCCTACTCGATGACACCGCCGTCGTACCCCTGTCCGACCATCTCCGGCTCTTTCCGGTGTGGGCTGCCCGGGCCGAGATCGCCTGGTTGGCCGGCGACGACGACGACGCCCGCACCGAGGCGCAGACCGCCCTGGCCACCCTCCAGGACAAGGCCGATCCGTGGCTGATCGGCCCGCTGCATCGCTGGGCGCAATTATCCGGCGCCGCAACGCCTGTCGCCGTCGAAAACCCGATCACCCCTTTTCACCTGGAGATCACCGGAGACTGGCGGGCCGCGGCTGCGGAATGGACCCGTCGGGGCTGCCGGTACGAGGCGGCCATCGCGCAGCTCGGTGGCGATATCGTCGCGGTGCAATCAGCGCACGACACCTTCCGCCGACTCGGGGCGCGGGCCGCTGCCCGTCGCGCCCAACAGCGCCTGGCCGCGCTGCGCGGGCGTACCCGCCGCGGCCCATACGGTCAGACCCTGGCTGACCCCGACGGGTTGACCCGCCGCCAACGAGAGGTGCTCGAACTACTCACCGCCGGGCACAACACCGCCGACATCGCCGCCACCCTGCACATCAGCACCAAGACCGCCGACAACCATATCCAGGCCGTGCTGGCCAAACTCGGCGTGAGCACCCGGGCCCAAGCCGTCGCCCGCGCCCTGCAAAAACCGACCATGCAATAG
- the nirD gene encoding nitrite reductase small subunit NirD, producing the protein MTLNDLAEVTQYQDRSEWTAVCSYHRLVPGRGAGVLLPDGSQAALFRLHDGSLYAVGNIDPFSGAAVMSRGLVGDRGGRVCVQSPIKKQAFALDDGVCLDDPSVSLPVYPIRVWAGLVEIGPLGVDVAA; encoded by the coding sequence ATGACTCTCAACGACCTTGCCGAAGTTACTCAGTACCAAGACCGTTCGGAGTGGACCGCCGTCTGCTCGTACCACCGGCTGGTGCCCGGACGTGGCGCCGGGGTGCTGCTGCCCGACGGCAGTCAGGCGGCGTTGTTCCGACTGCACGACGGGTCGCTGTATGCGGTGGGCAACATCGACCCGTTCTCCGGCGCGGCAGTGATGTCGCGGGGTCTCGTCGGCGACCGGGGCGGCCGCGTGTGCGTGCAGAGCCCCATCAAGAAACAGGCCTTCGCCCTGGATGACGGTGTCTGCCTTGATGATCCCTCGGTGAGCCTGCCGGTCTACCCGATCCGGGTGTGGGCCGGGCTGGTCGAGATCGGACCGCTGGGAGTCGACGTAGCTGCTTGA